GTACATCGGTGGCACCATTGTCATACACACCGTAGGCCAGAGGTTTCTTTCCTTCGAGAATGGCCACTGCGGCGCTGATAGCGTCTTTTACCAGGGTACGGACATCCTTGAAAACAGTCATGGACTGCTTGCCGTCGATTATGTACTGAATTGATGCCTTCTCTGCGTCCTGACCGGAAATGTAGTACTTTGTAACATCCGGATCAGCGGCAAATGCATCGGCGATTGCACGGGCGGTTCCGTCATTGGGAGCTGCTATAAATACCTCGCCCTTGGCATCGGGACCAACGGAAGTCAGGTTTGCCTCTGCGAGGTTTTTCGCAACGTTGAAATCCCAGTTGGTGGTAACCTGACCGATAATTTTGCCCATCTCTTCGCGGGTAAGGTTCTGTTTGCCGCTCAGGGCTACAGCCTCGGAAGAATTGCGGATAACAAAGGTACCGTCGGCAATCCTGGGCTGAAGAATATTCCAGGCTCCTTCGAAGAAGAGGAAGGCGTTGTTGTCCGTGGCAGCACCGGCATAGAGATACAGGTTGTTATTCTTGCCCTTGGCATTGTCCACCAGATACTGACCAAACTGTTCACCAACGGTAATACTGTCGAAGGTTACGTAGTAATCAACATTTGCAGTTCCGGTAATCAGGCGGTCGTAGGA
The Marispirochaeta aestuarii DNA segment above includes these coding regions:
- a CDS encoding sugar ABC transporter substrate-binding protein; amino-acid sequence: MKRIVLFLLILSVLFGMGGTLFAGGEKESKGDSDLAVGIVLPTKDEPRWLQDEARFREALDKAGYSVEILFSQGDPARERANVEALLSKGIKVLIICPHDGAAAAAAADEAKRSGASVISYDRLITGTANVDYYVTFDSITVGEQFGQYLVDNAKGKNNNLYLYAGAATDNNAFLFFEGAWNILQPRIADGTFVIRNSSEAVALSGKQNLTREEMGKIIGQVTTNWDFNVAKNLAEANLTSVGPDAKGEVFIAAPNDGTARAIADAFAADPDVTKYYISGQDAEKASIQYIIDGKQSMTVFKDVRTLVKDAISAAVAILEGKKPLAYGVYDNGATDVLAIQSEVITVTQDNLKEVLIDSGYYKASDFTGL